The DNA sequence TGCCTTTCAAGATTAGGCCAGAAGAAATGCAGACATGCTTTATGATTGTTTTCTATTGCTTTTCCCTTTCGGCTGTTATAGTTGGTATAAAAAATAAATCCTTCATGGGTATATGCTTTAAGAAGCACCATTCTTGTTCTCGGACACCCGTCTTCCTCTACTGTAGAAACAGCCATAGCATTGGATTCTGAGATCATTGGGCTCTCACTGGCCTCCAAAAACCAGTCTCTGAACTGCTCAATTGGATTTTGTTTTATCTCACTTTCAATAAGTTGGGATTTCTCGTACACTTTTCTTTTGTCGTGCAGGTTTTCCATAAATATTTTTTATTAAATTTGAGTATGAATCACTCATACAAAGGTAAAATATTAATCTCGACACCTGACATTTCCGGCGATATTTTTTCAAGATCGGTAGTGCTGGTTATTGAACATAACGAAAGTGGTGCATTTGGTTTGATCCTGAATAAAAAGAACAGCCAGATGAGCAGCAAGTTCAAAGATTTTTTTGACTTTAAAATTGAGGTGTATGACGGAGGTCCTGTAGAGAACGACAAAGTGTTTTTTATTGTAAAAGGTAAAAGGGTTACTGAGATCTATACAGACATCACAGATGAATATTATCTTACAGAAGATATTGAACGTATCATCAATGCTGTTTTGAGCAGCGAACTGGATATTGAGCACATCAAAATATTTTCAGGGTATTCCGGATGGTCTCCGGGTCAGCTTGACACTGAAGTTCAAAGAAAAATGTGGACGGTAGTAGATGTGTATAATCTGGACTATACGCTTCCAAACGATCAAACTCTCTGGAAATCTATTATGCAGAATCTTGGTGGTGAATTTCTTCTTTGGGCCAATTCTCCTGAAGACATTTCACTGAATTAATGTACTATTTTCATGTCAATCAGACAATTAACAAACTTTAAGATTCCTTTAACCAATTTTAAAGAAAGTTTTTCCGTTCTTTGAAAAACTAAAATCACTGATATGAAAGGTATTACATTACTTGCTTTATCAATATTTTCTACCGCATTTTTATCATTTACTCCCATTAACAAAAAATATATTGTCATAGATGCCGGTCATGGCGGAAATGATTTTGGGGCTACGCATGGTGAAATTCGTGAAAAAAATATATCGTTAAGTGTTGCGAAGGAAATCCAGAAGATCAATGAAAGCCAGGATAAATATGAAATTATTCTGACAAGGGATTCTGACACGTATCCTTCACTTTCTGAAAGAACAGCTCAAATCAATAAACTTAATCCTGAAATGGTCATTTCACTCCATGTCAACTCCTCTCCTGAACAAGAGAGATCTGATAACGGTTTTGAGGTGTATGTTCAAAATTCTGATGTTTCAAAGGAACTTGCGGGAAAAATTTATAAGAAATTCAATGCCCGTAAAATATCGGAGAGCAATCTTCATATTTTAAGAGAAACTAAAGCCCCTGCCGTATTGGTAGAACTTGGATTCATCAATAATTCTGAAAACAGAAATTATATAACAAGTGAAAAAGGGCAGAAAGAAATCGCACAGAAATTTGTTGAAATCATCAACGAATACTAAATAAAATAAACAATTTCTGATTTACTCAGAATAAAACCCGGTAAAGGACTTCTGGAACTTTGTTGTTTACCGGGTTTGTCAATTTTTATTGATTAAAACTTTTCTTCCAGTTTTCTACTAATTCTGAGAAGCGGGAGTTTTCAAAAGTCTTATTTCTAATCTTACCTACAGAAAATATACCTTTTTCTTCAGAAATCATTAAAATTTCTTCAGCTTTCTGAGATTCAAATGCGATAATTTCGTGTTCCTGAATATCAGCAAGGTTATTTTTATGTAAAAAAGTAACAAAGTTTTCCATCAAAGGAGAAATGTAAGCTCCTTCAGTCTGCTTGGGTACTTTAATAACATCCCCTTCTAAAAAAAGAAGATTTCCGGCAGTAGTACGTGCTATCCTTTTGTTGGGGTTAAGAAGAATAACGTCATCAAGGTCGTTTTCCTGGGCATAGATCGCTCCGTAGATATTTTCCGGGCAGTGAACTCTGATATTGCTCAGAAGGTTGTTATTAACGTTAATTTCTTTAATCAAATCCAATTCTAAAGGTCTTTGATGAACTGACAGCACATCCGCCATTTCTGAAACTTCGTAAAAATAGGAAACAGAAGATTTTGCCAATGTTACGCCGTCATTATTCCTGAACACCTGGAAATTGATAATTCCGTTCTTTACTCCTTTACCTTCAATAATTTCTTTTTGAAAAAGAGTCTGGAAAAACTCCAGAGTGTACGTTAAAGGAATATTCATTCTCATCTTTCTCATGGAAGCCATCAGGAAAAAATAGCATTCTTCGTCCATGATCAATCCACCATTTCTTACAAAGAAAGAAACTTTCACTGAGTCGCCCCAAAGGAAGGCTCTGTTCTTTACATTTAACTCGTCTGATGTAAAATATTGATTTTCCAATTTTTGATGTGATTTATTTACAAAAAAATAATGAACGATAAATCGTTCATCAGTTTTATCATTTAATATAGCCCGGTATTATGCCGCACCTAGTTTTATTCTCAGGTTTTCGATAAGATTTTCCCAATACATTGCATTTTCCTCTTCATCACCTTCTTCACAGAAGTCTGTAATATTTAAAGCAAGATCTTCTGTAATATCATCAATTGTGATTGTCATTTCAAAGAAATTTTTTGTTCCTTCATCTTCTTCCCATCTGAAACGCACGAAACCTTCAGGCTTATATCTGATCAAAGTGGCCTTCTCAGCAGGTCCTCCACCCCAGCTAAAAAAGAAATCATCGCCTTTCTCTGTTACCTCATCCGCAAACCATTCAGACAATCCCTCTGCAGTCGCCAGATATTCATATAAAATCTCTGATAAACAGTGCATTGGAAATTCGTAATGGACTTTATGTTTCGCCATATAATCTTTGTTTTATCGTCCCGCAATATATAAATTAATTTTTTTATTACGCAAAAAAACAATTACTTTTTTATAGAATCTGTATGATATTTATCACGGGATTTAAATCCCTATTCTATTAATTTTTAATGGCTAAAACTATCATGTAAAGCATAAAAAAATCTCTCCTTTCCGGAGAGATTTTATCTTTAATTTTCGTTCAGGATATCAAGAATAATCTGACATCCTTCTTTGATTTCATCTTTAGATAATGTAAGAGGCGGAGAAATTCTCAGGTATTCATTTCTGTACAGCTGCCAGAAAACAATAAGCCCTTTTTCCATACATTTTTTTGCCACTTCGAGTGTATATTCCGGTGTTCCGAGATTCACGGCAAGCATTAGACCTTTACCATTGATATTTTTAATTTTAGGGTGAACTAAAAGTTCTCTGAACAGTTTTTCTTTTTCTTCCACTTCATTCATCAGCCCACTGTCCAGCACTTCTTTTAAAGTAGCGTAACTTGCGGCTGCAATCAACGGGTTTCCTCCAAAAGTAGTAATATGACCAAGCTTTGGTGAATGTGATAAGCTTTCCATGATTTCTCTGGAACTCATAAAAGCTCCTACAGGAACTCCTCCTCCCATTCCTTTACCCATTACCAGGATATCCGGAACAATTCCAAAGTGTTCAAAAGAAAATAACTTTCCTGTTCTTCCAAATCCGGGTTGGATTTCATCTAAAATCAAAAGCGCTCCCACTTCTTCACATCTTCTCTTCAGTTTGATCAGATAGTCTTTATCAGGAACCAGAAATCCTGCTGCCCCTTGAATGGTCTCAAGGATAACACAAGCTGTTTTCTCTGTGATCTTATCGAGGTCTTTTTCATTGTTAAATTCAATGAAAGAAACCATCGGCAATAAGGGACGAAATTCTCTTTTATGGGTTTCATTTCCTGAAACACTCAAAGCACCATGGGTATTTCCGTGATAAGAGTCTTTAAAGGAAACAATTTCTTCTCTGCCCGTATATCGTTTTGCCAGCTTCAGACTTCCGTCAATGGCCTCGGCACCACTGTTTACAAGGTAGGTAACTTCTAAAGGCTCCGGAGTAGCTTCTGCAAGCAGCCTGCATAAAGCTACTGGCTTTTCCTGGGCATATTCGCCATACACCATTACGTGAAGATATTTATCTGCCTGTTCTTTGATCGCATTTACGATCTTAGGATGTGAATGTCCCAGCGTATTGGCAGAAACTCCTGCTACAAAGTCAAGGTATTTTTTTCCGTCTGTACCGTAAATATAGCTTCCTTCTGCTTTTTCAACTTCAAAACCTGCCGCAAATTTTGTGGTTTGAGCCTGATATATAAAAAAATCTTTATGCATTTCCATTGTCTCCAAAATTTCAGCAAAGCTATAAAAGATTCATTAAAGGCTAAAATTAATCCACAAAAAAAAGACCAGTGAGTACTGGTCTTTTATATTATTTTCTGGTTCTTTTCGGCTTTTTAGCTTCTTCTTTGGCTTTTTCATCATCAATTGCTTTCTGAGCTTTATCGAAGAGTTCGCTATCAGCGGTATATTGTATTTCCTCGTTGTTCGGGCTGTCTACAAGGATATCCTGCCATTTCCGGATCCGGTCTTTCGTATTCCAGTTAAAATCGGGGAACTTCCTTCGTGCAGGTTCTATTTTGCTCATCGGATAGGTGTCTGAATTTGCTCCAATACTGCATGAAATAATCTGCAGAGCTCTTTCTTCAAACAATGCTCCGATAATTCCGCAGGTAGAAAGGGTAATTCCTATTCTTTCCGGTTTTTTGGTTTCCTGATCGGTATCATCTACATAGACAATAGACTGAGCATTTCCAACGACTCTGGCTTCTTTAATATCATTTTTCTCATAGTAAACCGTCATGAATTTTCCTTTTACCTGGTTGAATTCATCTTTTAGATTGAGTGAATCAACTTTACTGATGGCAAAGGCATTTCCGATTACTTTTAATGAGTCTATATCTTCTGTCTTGGTATTAAAGTAAGCTTCTACTTTATCACCTGTAACCTGTTTTTCACCGCTCCACAGAATCGGACTTGTATACATATGCATGATTCCATCTGTTTCATTGAAAGCAATAGAATCTGCTCTTCCCTGTGCATTGGATTTATAAATACGGGCTTTTTTAAAGGCTCTGAGATAGCTTTTCTTTACTTTAATATCCAATGAATCCGGTTTTTGATAAGAGATAATTTTTTCTGCAGCAAAATAAATGGAATCTTTTTCCATCACTTTTACGGCATAAGGGTTTTTCGTCATCATTGCAGAATCTTTTTTCTCAAAAATCTCTCCATACCCTCCTTTTATATATCTTCTTTCTTTTGGATCATCAAGGGTTACATTTCCTGTTGCCTTACCAAATCCGGAAATCTGATTGTAGTACATATCATCACCGGTAAGGATTTTCTCATTATAAAAGATCCTGGAGTTTTTGGTTAGATAAGCCTCCTTGGAATCCATTTTATAGGTTCCTCTTTCAGTATAGATTCTGTTTCGGGGATTGGTTTTGCTGGTAATGGTTGTAGGACCATTAAAATCTGCAATTTTAGTATTCTGATTCTGCTTGATGTTGGGACCATCTATAATATACTGAGGTGTTTCGATCTTTACATTTCCGGTAAGATCAACAACTCTTGTATTGAGGAAGTAAGTTCCCACTTTGGCATAGGTTACATTCTGACCATCAGAAATAGTTCCTCCTGTATTAAAATAAGCCTGGTTAGCCAGTCTGTCGTAATACAGAATATCTGTCTTTATGGTTTGTTTAGGGTCGGTTAAGACCACGTTTTTTCTGGCAACACCTTTTTGGGTATTGGCATCGTATTCCATTTCTCCTGCTGTAATTACTGAGCCATCTGTATTTTGAAGCCTTGTATTACCTATTGCTTTTACAAAGTTTTCTTCATTATACAGGACAACTTCATCTGCGGTAAGAATGGAGCCCTGATGTTCAATCTGAACATGACCGGTAAAATACTGGTTTCCGTCGTACTTTTCAGGGTCTTTCTTGATCTCGTCCGCATGGATGATCTTTACTTTATCTTCAGGTCTCATCTGTTTGGGCTGAGCCGGTGAAGGAGCCTGCAAATAAGGATCTCTCTTCACAGGAGTTTTATCCTGCGCAAAGTTGAGCGTAGAAATAAAGATTAGCAGAAAAAGGATTATTCTCATTAATTAGTCATTCTTAGTGCCATAGAAATATAGCGAATGAGAATCAATTTTTACGCCAAATGCTTCTTCAATGGCTTCTTTGATTCCTTGGATTCTTGGGTCGCAGAATTCAATAATTTCTTCAATCTCTTTATCAGAGTCTTTTTTGTAGATCACCAGGTGGTCATGCTGTTTGTCAAAATAAGACTTCTCATAAGATGAAGAGGTCAATGTCTTTTCTCCGAACTGATGCTTACGGATCAAACCTGCATCAAGGAAAATCTCAATAGTGTTGTAAATCGTTGCTTTGGAAACATGATATTTCTTCTGCATCATCAGAAGATACAGATCATCAACGTTGAAGTGATGATCCATATTATAAATCTCTTCTAATATCGTATATCTTTCAGGTGTGTTTCTGAACCCTTTTTCTAATAAGTAGTTTCTCAAAACATCCTTGATCAAAGCTATATTTTTTTCTTTTTGTACTGTATCCATTAAAAAAATTATCTACAAATTTATTGAATTTTATTTAAATAGATAGTATGGTTCAACGCCAGAAGACTAAGAGTTGTGACGGAAGTACCCCGACTGCTCAATCTTATTATCATAAACCGTAAGTTCTGTAATAGGTGCAGATTCTACTTCAACGTTATGAGAAGATACTCCCCAGGCCTTAAAGTCATCACTTCCGATATACTTCACAAAGTTATAAATGTTAAGAATAATCTTTTGCTTAACAGTTAAAAGGATATCGTTGATATAAGTATTATCTATGATTACATATTTAAGATCCGGCGGTATTTCATGAGATCTTAAAGAAGGGTGGCTGCTTCTTGAAGGAATGGTTCCGTCAGCCATTAAATCTTTAAGAACCATATTGAAATAGTCATTGATTCTTCGGTCTACTTTAAATCCTAAAAGGAAGTTGATTTTATAAACTGTTCCCGGAAGAATTTCATCAACCGTATATTTGAAAGTATATGGATCTTCCTGGTTTACAATACTCAGGATAAAATAATGATCTGCTCTTTTCGGCTGTTTTTTGATGATGGAATAGATAATTTTTGATTCTACTTCATCATTTCTTTTTGCTCTGCTC is a window from the Chryseobacterium indologenes genome containing:
- a CDS encoding YqgE/AlgH family protein yields the protein MNHSYKGKILISTPDISGDIFSRSVVLVIEHNESGAFGLILNKKNSQMSSKFKDFFDFKIEVYDGGPVENDKVFFIVKGKRVTEIYTDITDEYYLTEDIERIINAVLSSELDIEHIKIFSGYSGWSPGQLDTEVQRKMWTVVDVYNLDYTLPNDQTLWKSIMQNLGGEFLLWANSPEDISLN
- a CDS encoding N-acetylmuramoyl-L-alanine amidase family protein is translated as MKGITLLALSIFSTAFLSFTPINKKYIVIDAGHGGNDFGATHGEIREKNISLSVAKEIQKINESQDKYEIILTRDSDTYPSLSERTAQINKLNPEMVISLHVNSSPEQERSDNGFEVYVQNSDVSKELAGKIYKKFNARKISESNLHILRETKAPAVLVELGFINNSENRNYITSEKGQKEIAQKFVEIINEY
- a CDS encoding aminotransferase class IV, which translates into the protein MENQYFTSDELNVKNRAFLWGDSVKVSFFVRNGGLIMDEECYFFLMASMRKMRMNIPLTYTLEFFQTLFQKEIIEGKGVKNGIINFQVFRNNDGVTLAKSSVSYFYEVSEMADVLSVHQRPLELDLIKEINVNNNLLSNIRVHCPENIYGAIYAQENDLDDVILLNPNKRIARTTAGNLLFLEGDVIKVPKQTEGAYISPLMENFVTFLHKNNLADIQEHEIIAFESQKAEEILMISEEKGIFSVGKIRNKTFENSRFSELVENWKKSFNQ
- a CDS encoding START-like domain-containing protein; its protein translation is MAKHKVHYEFPMHCLSEILYEYLATAEGLSEWFADEVTEKGDDFFFSWGGGPAEKATLIRYKPEGFVRFRWEEDEGTKNFFEMTITIDDITEDLALNITDFCEEGDEEENAMYWENLIENLRIKLGAA
- a CDS encoding aspartate aminotransferase family protein; the protein is MHKDFFIYQAQTTKFAAGFEVEKAEGSYIYGTDGKKYLDFVAGVSANTLGHSHPKIVNAIKEQADKYLHVMVYGEYAQEKPVALCRLLAEATPEPLEVTYLVNSGAEAIDGSLKLAKRYTGREEIVSFKDSYHGNTHGALSVSGNETHKREFRPLLPMVSFIEFNNEKDLDKITEKTACVILETIQGAAGFLVPDKDYLIKLKRRCEEVGALLILDEIQPGFGRTGKLFSFEHFGIVPDILVMGKGMGGGVPVGAFMSSREIMESLSHSPKLGHITTFGGNPLIAAASYATLKEVLDSGLMNEVEEKEKLFRELLVHPKIKNINGKGLMLAVNLGTPEYTLEVAKKCMEKGLIVFWQLYRNEYLRISPPLTLSKDEIKEGCQIILDILNEN
- a CDS encoding OstA-like protein, translating into MRIILFLLIFISTLNFAQDKTPVKRDPYLQAPSPAQPKQMRPEDKVKIIHADEIKKDPEKYDGNQYFTGHVQIEHQGSILTADEVVLYNEENFVKAIGNTRLQNTDGSVITAGEMEYDANTQKGVARKNVVLTDPKQTIKTDILYYDRLANQAYFNTGGTISDGQNVTYAKVGTYFLNTRVVDLTGNVKIETPQYIIDGPNIKQNQNTKIADFNGPTTITSKTNPRNRIYTERGTYKMDSKEAYLTKNSRIFYNEKILTGDDMYYNQISGFGKATGNVTLDDPKERRYIKGGYGEIFEKKDSAMMTKNPYAVKVMEKDSIYFAAEKIISYQKPDSLDIKVKKSYLRAFKKARIYKSNAQGRADSIAFNETDGIMHMYTSPILWSGEKQVTGDKVEAYFNTKTEDIDSLKVIGNAFAISKVDSLNLKDEFNQVKGKFMTVYYEKNDIKEARVVGNAQSIVYVDDTDQETKKPERIGITLSTCGIIGALFEERALQIISCSIGANSDTYPMSKIEPARRKFPDFNWNTKDRIRKWQDILVDSPNNEEIQYTADSELFDKAQKAIDDEKAKEEAKKPKRTRK
- a CDS encoding Fur family transcriptional regulator — translated: MDTVQKEKNIALIKDVLRNYLLEKGFRNTPERYTILEEIYNMDHHFNVDDLYLLMMQKKYHVSKATIYNTIEIFLDAGLIRKHQFGEKTLTSSSYEKSYFDKQHDHLVIYKKDSDKEIEEIIEFCDPRIQGIKEAIEEAFGVKIDSHSLYFYGTKND